One window of Amaranthus tricolor cultivar Red isolate AtriRed21 chromosome 13, ASM2621246v1, whole genome shotgun sequence genomic DNA carries:
- the LOC130797868 gene encoding NAD(P)H-quinone oxidoreductase subunit 6, chloroplastic-like, with the protein MDLPGPIHDFLLVFLGSGLILGGLGVVLFTNTIFSAFSLGLVLVCISLFYILANSHFVASAQLLIYVGAINILIIFSVMFMNGPEYDTDFRLWTVEDGITLLVCASLFVSLTITILNTSWYGIIWTTKSNQILEQDLISASQQIVIHLSTDFFLPFELISIILLVALIGAIGVARQ; encoded by the coding sequence ATGGATTTACCTGGACCAATACATgattttcttttagtttttctGGGGTCGGGCCTTATATTAGGTGGTCTAGGAGTAGTATTATTTACCAATACAATTTTTTCTGCTTTTTCGTTAGGATTGGTTCTTGTTTGTATATCTTTATTCTATATTCTAGCAAATTCCCATTTTGTAGCTTCTGCACAACTCCTTATTTATGTGGGagctataaatatattaataatattttctgtAATGTTCATGAATGGTCCGGAATATGACACAGATTTCCGTCTGTGGACTGTGGAGGACGGGATTACCTTATTGGTTTGTGCAAGTCTTTTTGTTTCATTAACTATTACTATTCTAAATACGTCCTGGTATGGGATTATTTGGACTACAAAATCAAATCAGATTCTAGAACAAGATCTGATAAGCGCTAGTCAACAAATAGTAATTCATTTATCAACCGATTTTTTTCTTCCATTTGAACTCATTTCAATAATTCTTTTAGTTGCTTTAATAGGTGCAATTGGCGTGGCTCGTCAATAA
- the LOC130797873 gene encoding NAD(P)H-quinone oxidoreductase chain 4, chloroplastic-like — protein MYFIYFTRTRTRSKINEVKKIIDPMSHSVKIYDTCIGCTQCVRACPTDVLEMIPWDGCKAKQIASAPRTEDCVGCKRCESGCPTDFLSVRVYLWHETTRSMVRVFLAQVYLVFTTNYFPWLTTIVVLPIFAGSLIFLKVIRWYTICISILELLLTTYAFCYHFQPDDPLIQLSEDYKWIQFFDFHWRLGIDGLSIGPILLTGFITTLATLAAWLVTRDSRLFHFLMLAMYSGQIGSFSSRDLLLFFLMWELELIPVYLLLFILYTAGGSIFLLLGVLGIGLYGSNEPTLNLETLINQSYPVALEIIFYIGFFIAFAVKLPIIPLHTWLSDTHGEAHYSTCMLLAGILLKMGAYGLIRINMELLPHAHSIFSPWLIIIGTIQIIYAASTSPGQRNLKKRIAYSSVSHMGFIIIGISSITDTGLNGAILQIISHGFIGAALFFLAGTSYDRIRLVYLDKMGGIAIPMPKIFTLFSSFSMASLALPGMSGFIAELIVFFGIITSQKYLLIPKILIIFGMAIGMVLTPIYLLSMLRQMFYGYKLFNSTNSYFFDAGPRELFVSTSIFLPVLGIGVYPDFVLSLSVEKVEAIVSNFFYR, from the exons atgtatttcATTTACTTTACTAGAACTAGAACTAGATCGAAAATTAatgaagttaaaaaaattatagatcCAATGTCACATTCTGTTAAGATTTATGATACATGTATAGGATGTACTCAATGTGTCCGAGCTTGCCCCACAGATGTATTAGAAATGATACCTTGGGATGGATGTAAGGCTAAACAAATAGCTTCTGCTCCAAGAACAGAGGATTGTGTTGGTTGTAAGAGATGTGAATCTGGTTGTCCAacagattttttaagcgttcgaGTTTATTTATGGCATGAAACAACTCGCAGTAT GGTACGGGTTTTTTTGGCCCAAGTGTATCTTGTCTTTACTACGAATTATTTTCCCTGGTTAACAACAATTGTAGTTTTACCCATATTTGCAggttctttaattttcttaaaggTTATCCGCTGGTATACTATATGTATATCCATTTTAGAGCTCCTTCTAACAACTTATGCGTTTTGTTATCATTTCCAACCGGACGATCCATTAATCCAACTGTCAGAAGATTATAAATGGATCCAATTTTTTGATTTCCATTGGAGATTAGGAATTGACGGACTTTCGATAGGACCCATTTTACTGACGGGATTCATCACCACTTTAGCTACTCTAGCGGCTTGGCTGGTTACTCGAGATTCTCGATTATTCCATTTCCTAATGTTAGCAATGTATAGTGGTCAAATAGGATCATTTTCGTCCCGAGACCTTTTACTTTTTTTCCTAATGTGGGAATTAGAATTAATTCCTGTTTATCTACTTTT atttattttgtatactGCAGGGGGTTCcatttttctattattgggaGTTCTGGGTATTGGTTTATATGGTTCCAATGAACCGACATTAAATTTGGAAACATTAATTAATCAATCATATCCTGTAGCATTAGAAATAATATTCTATATTGGattttttattgcttttgcTGTCAAATTGCCCATTATACCTTTACATACATGGTTATCAGATACCCACGGAGAAGCACATTACAGTACTTGTATGCTTCTAGCTGGAATCTTATTAAAAATGGGAGCATATGGATTGATTCGGATCAATATGGAATTATTACCTCACGCTCATTCTATATTTTCTCCTTGGTTGATAATAATAGGCACAATACAAATAATCTATGCAGCTTCAACATCTCCCGGGCaacgtaatttaaaaaaaagaatagccTATTCCTCTGTATCTCACATGGGTTTCATAATTATAGGAATTAGTTCTATAACTGATACGGGGCTTAATGGGGCCATTTTACAAATAATTTCTCATGGATTTATTGGTGCTGCACTTTTTTTCTTAGCGGGAACGAGTTACGATAGAATACGTCTTGTTTATCTCGACAAAATGGGCGGAATAGCGATTCCAATGCCAAAAATATTCACACTCTTTAGTAGCTTTTCAATGGCATCCCTTGCACTACCGGGAATGAGTGGTTTCATTGCAGAATTAATAGTATTTTTTGGAATAATTACCAGCCAAAAATATCTATTAATACCtaaaatactaattatttttggaaTGGCAATTGGAATGGTATTAACTCCTATCTATTTATTATCTATGTTACGTCAAATGTTCTAtggatataaattatttaacagTACAAACTCTTACTTTTTTGATGCTGGGCCGCGAGAGTTGTTTGTTTCGACTTCAATCTTTCTGCCAGTACTAGGTATTGGAGTTTACCCAGATTTCGTTCTCTCACTATCAGTTGAGAAAGTGGAAGCTATTGTatcgaattttttttatagatag
- the LOC130797867 gene encoding cytochrome c biogenesis protein CcsA-like, with protein MIFSTLEHILTHISFSTVSVVIILHLITLLVNEKVGLYNSFENGMIVTFFCLTGLLITRWVYWKHLPLSDLYESLIFLSWSFYLSHLIPYFFKKDKNSLSAITAPSAILTQGFATSGFLTEMHQSAILVPALQSQWLMMHVSMMVLGYAALLCGSLLSVTLLTITFQKYIFDKRKYVLNKSFFFAEIQYMNEKTNSVQDTSSFYVRNYYRSQLIEQLDHWSYRVISLGFIFLTMGIRSGAVWANEAWGSHWNWDPKETWAFITWTVFAIYLHIRTNRNFRSASSAILAFIGFLIIWICYFGVNLLGIGLHSYGSFPLTLN; from the coding sequence atgattttttccactttagagCATATTTTAACTCATATTTCCTTTTCAACGGTTTCCGTTGTAATTATACTCCATTTGATCACTTTATTAGTCAATGAAAAAGTAGGACTATATAATTCATTCGAAAACGGCATGATAGTTACTTTTTTCTGTCTAACAGGATTATTAATTACTCGTTGGGTTTATTGGAAACATTTACCATTAAGTGATCTATATGAATCATTAATCTTCCTTTCCTGGAGTTTCTACCTTAGTCATTTGAttccatatttttttaaaaaagataaaaattcgTTAAGTGCAATAACTGCGCCAAGTGCTATTTTGACTCAAGGATTTGCTACTTCGGGCTTTTTAACAGAAATGCATCAATCCGCAATATTAGTACCCGCTCTCCAATCTCAATGGTTAATGATGCATGTAAGTATGATGGTATTAGGTTATGCAGCTCTTTTATGTGGATCATTATTATCAGTAACACTTCTAACGATtacatttcaaaaatatatttttgataaacgaaaatatgtattaaataaGTCATTTTTCTTCGCTGAGATTCAATACATGAATGAAAAAACCAATAGTGTCCAAGACACTTCGTCCTTTTATGTTCGAAATTATTACAGATCCCAATTGATTGAACAGCTGGATCATTGGAGTTATCGTGTTATTAGTCTAGGCTTTATCTTTTTAACTATGGGTATTCGTTCAGGAGCAGTATGGGCCAATGAGGCGTGGGGATCGCATTGGAATTGGGACCCCAAAGAAACTTGGGCATTTATCACTTGGACCGTATTTGCAATTTATTTACATATCCGAACAAATAGAAATTTTCGGAGTGCAAGTTCTGCAATTCTGGCGTTTATAGGTTTTCTTATAATTTGGATATGCTATTTTGGGGTCAATCTATTAGGAATAGGGCTACATAGTTATGGTTCATTTCCATTAACGCTTAATTAA